In the genome of Halapricum salinum, one region contains:
- a CDS encoding Nif3-like dinuclear metal center hexameric protein codes for MRCGEIAERLDERLRTDEYADVDASANGLQVGPADRDIARVAVAVDTAVSTIEQAESAQADLLVAHHGISWGGIDRVTGTAYRRLAPLIDDGMALYVSHLPLDGHQRLGNAAGLAELLELQNTEPFGELGPVHVGQRGHAPDAYSVDALHNLLAGELPHGGEGVQVLDFGPNKIEDIAIVTGSGVDWLEEAAESGADAFVTGEGKQKAYHLAKEHGIHVFLAGHYATETFGVKSLQDLLEGWGLKTTFIHEPTGL; via the coding sequence ATGCGCTGTGGTGAGATCGCCGAACGGCTGGACGAGCGCCTCCGGACCGACGAGTACGCCGACGTCGACGCCAGTGCCAACGGACTGCAGGTCGGGCCCGCCGACCGGGATATCGCTCGTGTCGCCGTCGCCGTCGACACGGCCGTCTCGACGATCGAGCAGGCCGAGAGCGCTCAGGCCGACCTGTTGGTGGCCCATCACGGGATCTCCTGGGGCGGGATCGATCGCGTGACCGGGACGGCCTACCGTCGACTCGCACCGCTGATCGACGACGGGATGGCGCTGTACGTCTCGCACCTCCCCCTCGATGGTCACCAGCGGCTGGGCAACGCCGCGGGCCTCGCCGAACTGCTCGAACTCCAGAACACCGAGCCCTTCGGCGAACTCGGCCCCGTCCACGTCGGCCAACGCGGGCACGCCCCCGACGCCTACAGCGTCGACGCGCTGCACAACCTCCTTGCGGGCGAACTCCCTCATGGCGGCGAAGGCGTACAGGTGCTCGACTTCGGACCGAACAAGATCGAAGACATCGCCATCGTCACCGGCAGCGGCGTCGATTGGCTGGAGGAGGCCGCCGAGAGCGGCGCGGACGCGTTCGTCACCGGCGAAGGCAAGCAGAAGGCCTACCACCTCGCGAAAGAACACGGCATTCACGTCTTTCTGGCCGGCCACTACGCGACCGAGACCTTCGGCGTAAAGTCGCTGCAGGACCTGCTCGAAGGGTGGGGCCTGAAGACGACGTTTATCCACGAGCCGACCGGGCTGTGA
- the speB gene encoding agmatinase yields the protein MVAGFPGANADRDVAEYVLVGAPLDRSTTYQPGTRFGPRRMRAVADSFEDYDHYTESRFTDLAVHDHGDVRPGGDVEEYLTFLSGTVADVRDDGATPLVLGGEHTVTVAAVRALEPDVVVCLDAHLDLRESFGGDPYSHATVSRHALDVAEEVVILGGRAGSEAEWERAEREDVTVVPPDAVEEWEPDVGDREVYLSVDIDAADPGYAPGTGTLEPFGLAPREMQRVVRAVAPKAVGCDIVEVNDRDDGQAAVLGSKLLREFVFAHADAVADGDDR from the coding sequence GTGGTTGCAGGATTCCCGGGCGCGAACGCCGACCGTGACGTTGCCGAGTACGTCCTCGTCGGCGCGCCGCTGGATCGGTCGACGACTTACCAACCGGGGACGCGCTTCGGGCCGCGACGGATGCGCGCTGTCGCGGACTCCTTCGAGGACTATGACCACTACACCGAGAGCCGTTTTACCGATCTCGCCGTCCACGATCACGGCGACGTCCGGCCGGGTGGTGACGTCGAGGAGTACCTGACCTTTCTCTCGGGGACGGTCGCCGACGTGCGAGACGACGGAGCGACGCCACTCGTCCTGGGTGGCGAACACACCGTGACGGTCGCGGCGGTCCGGGCGCTCGAACCCGACGTCGTGGTCTGTCTGGACGCCCACCTCGACCTCCGTGAGTCGTTCGGCGGCGACCCCTACAGCCACGCAACGGTGAGCAGACACGCCCTCGACGTCGCCGAGGAAGTCGTGATCCTGGGCGGCCGTGCCGGGAGCGAAGCCGAGTGGGAGCGCGCCGAGCGTGAGGACGTAACGGTCGTCCCGCCGGACGCGGTCGAAGAGTGGGAACCGGACGTCGGCGATCGGGAGGTATACCTGAGCGTCGACATCGACGCCGCGGATCCGGGCTACGCACCCGGGACCGGGACGCTCGAACCGTTCGGACTCGCCCCCCGAGAGATGCAGCGAGTGGTCCGGGCGGTCGCACCCAAGGCAGTGGGGTGTGACATCGTCGAAGTCAACGATCGGGACGACGGCCAAGCCGCAGTCCTCGGATCGAAACTCCTCCGGGAGTTCGTCTTCGCGCACGCGGACGCCGTGGCTGATGGCGACGACCGCTGA
- a CDS encoding translation initiation factor IF-5A, whose amino-acid sequence MAKEQTEVRELDEGSYVMMDDTPCKITAYSTAKPGKHGSAKARIEGKGVFDGKKRSLSQPVDAKVWVPIIERKQGQVVNVDGDELQVMDLETYETFVMVTPDDADVSPDDEIEFLEYEGQRKIV is encoded by the coding sequence ATGGCGAAAGAGCAGACTGAGGTTCGCGAACTCGACGAAGGAAGCTACGTGATGATGGACGACACGCCGTGTAAGATCACTGCCTACAGCACGGCCAAGCCCGGCAAACACGGCAGCGCGAAAGCTCGGATCGAAGGCAAGGGCGTCTTCGACGGCAAGAAGCGCTCGCTCAGCCAGCCCGTGGACGCGAAGGTGTGGGTCCCGATCATCGAGCGCAAGCAGGGCCAGGTCGTCAACGTCGACGGCGACGAACTGCAGGTCATGGACCTCGAAACCTACGAGACCTTCGTGATGGTCACGCCCGACGACGCGGACGTCAGCCCCGACGACGAGATCGAGTTCCTCGAGTACGAGGGTCAGCGCAAGATCGTCTGA